One segment of Triticum aestivum cultivar Chinese Spring chromosome 2A, IWGSC CS RefSeq v2.1, whole genome shotgun sequence DNA contains the following:
- the LOC123191383 gene encoding berberine bridge enzyme-like Cyn d 4 → MYRKCQLGVTRANCKEMSWLQYTAYIYFRDDIYNKPLEELLLNRSMTLGPFFKNKSDYVKKPLSKETLEKMFLWPEGAATGQLVLEPHGGRMGRIAADNTPFPYRSSVLYNIQYVEFWNGEGTGGKVTPDWVGSLYNFMAPFVSKNPRGAYVNYRDLDIGVNKVVDGAASYESAKVWGESYFGQENFRRLAKIKRKVEADDYFRSEQSIPPLPLNQ, encoded by the exons ATGTATAGAAAATGTCAA CTCGGGGTGACACGGGCCAACTGCAAGGAGATGAGCTGGCTGCAGTACACGGCATACATATACTTCCGCGACGACATCTACAACAAGCCGCTGGAGGAGCTCCTCCTCAACCGGTCCATGACCCTAGGCCCCTTCTTCAAGAACAAGTCGGACTACGTCAAGAAACCCCTGAGCAAGGAGACATTGGAGAAGATGTTCCTCTGGCCCGAGGGTGCCGCGACGGGGCAGCTCGTCCTTGAGCCGCACGGCGGAAGAATGGGCCGCATCGCGGCCGATAACACCCCTTTCCCGTACCGGAGCAGCGTGCTCTACAACATCCAGTACGTCGAGTTCTGGAACGGCGAAGGGACCGGAGGCAAGGTTACGCCCGACTGGGTCGGGAGCCTCTATAACTTCATGGCGCCGTTTGTGAGTAAGAACCCGAGGGGCGCGTACGTGAATTACCGGGACCTTGACATTGGTGTGAACAAGGTGGTCGACGGCGCGGCGAGCTATGAAAGTGCCAAGGTGTGGGGCGAAAGTTATTTCGGCCAGGAAAACTTTAGGAGACTAGCGAAGATAAAGCGCAAGGTGGAGGCCGACGACTACTTCCGGAGCGAGCAGAGCATCCCACCACTTCCCTTGAACCAGTAG
- the LOC123184417 gene encoding berberine bridge enzyme-like Cyn d 4 — translation MALVLTVCFLGFFVPAPSVASPSNNNDFLRCLSTNIPSQLVLTPSSPSFTPLLVSSIRNARLVAPATASPPLCIVTPTNTSHVQTAVRCGRRHSVRVRVRSGGHDNEGLSYRSTTPNGEAFAVIDLTKLHAVHVNPHEATAWVETGATVGELYYRIATAAPGLGFPASVCPTVGVGGIISGGGIGLMMRKYGLSADNVLDASMVDANGNLLADKKAMGDDLFWAIRGGGGGNFGIVLSWKLRLVPVPPKVTFFKVAKIMEQGAVDTVTKWQTLAPALPDDLTVRVVIQKSQANFESLYLGNCSTTVATMRSRFPELGMTSADCKEMSWLQYTAYIYFGDAINSKPLEGLLLNRSTTLGPFVKNKSDYVKKALTKETWKKIFLWPNGAASGQLILEPHGGIMDRIGAAKIPFPHRSSVLYNIQYVELWNGKEVGGNVTPNWIGSLYNFMTPYVSKNPRGAYVNYRDLDIGANKVVDGVISYDSAKVWGESYFGPENFRRLAEIKRKVDASDYFQSEQSVPPLPFNE, via the coding sequence ATGGCGCTCGTTCTCACAGTCtgcttcttgggcttcttcgtgcCCGCCCCTTCCGTGGCGTCGCCCTCCAACAACAACGACTTCCTCCGGTGCCTCTCGACGAACATCCCAAGCCAGCTCGTGCTGACGCCAAGCTCGCCGTCGTTCACGCCGCTCCTGGTGTCGTCCATCAGGAACGCCAGGTTGGTGGCGCCGGCTACGGCGAGTCCTCCACTGTGCATCGTGACGCCCACAAACACGTCGCATGTCCAGACCGCCGTGCGCTGCGGGCGACGACACAGCGTCCGTGTCCGCGTGCGCAGCGGCGGGCACGACAACGAGGGCCTCTCGTACCGATCGACCACCCCGAACGGCGAGGCGTTCGCGGTGATCGACCTCACCAAGCTCCATGCCGTCCACGTCAACCCGCACGAAGCCACGGCGTGGGTCGAGACGGGGGCGACGGTCGGAGAGCTCTACTACCGCATCGCCACGGCCGCGCCAGGGCTGGGCTTCCCGGCTAGCGTGTGCCCGACCGTGGGCGTGGGGGGCATCATCAGCGGCGGCGGCATAGGCCTCATGATGCGCAAGTATGGACTCTCGGCCGACAACGTCCTCGACGCTAGTATGGTCGACGCCAACGGGAACCTGCTGGCGGACAAGAAGGCCATGGGGGACGACCTCTTCTGGGCcatccgtggcggcggcggcgggaactTTGGCATCGTGCTGTCGTGGAAGCTCAGGCTCGTGCCAGTCCCACCGAAGGTGACCTTCTTCAAAGTCGCCAAGATCATGGAACAGGGTGCGGTCGACACGGTGACCAAATGGCAAACGCTCGCGCCGGCGCTCCCCGACGATCTCACCGTACGTGTTGTCATCCAAAAGAGCCAGGCCAACTTCGAGTCCCTGTACCTCGGTAACTGCAGCACGACAGTGGCGACGATGCGCAGCCGGTTCCCGGAGCTCGGGATGACGAGCGCCGACTGCAAGGAGATGAGCTGGCTGCAGTACACGGCGTACATATACTTCGGCGATGCCATCAACAGCAAGCCGCTGGAGGGGCTCCTCCTCAACCGGTCCACGACCCTGGGCCCCTTCGTCAAGAACAAGTCCGACTACGTCAAGAAAGCCCTCACCAAGGAGACCTGGAAGAAGATCTTCCTCTGGCCCAACGGCGCAGCGTCAGGGCAGCTCATCCTCGAGCCGCACGGTGGAATAATGGACCGCATCGGCGCCGCAAAGATCCCGTTCCCCCACCGAAGCAGCGTGCTCTACAACATCCAGTACGTGGAGCTATGGAACGGGAAAGAGGTCGGGGGCAACGTTACGCCTAACTGGATCGGAAGCCTGTACAACTTCATGACGCCGTATGTGAGCAAGAACCCGAGGGGCGCATACGTGAACTACAGGGACCTCGACATCGGCGCGAACAAGGTGGTTGATGGCGTGATAAGCTATGATAGTGCCAAGGTGTGGGGCGAGAGCTATTTCGGCCCGGAGAACTTTAGGAGACTCGCCGAGATCAAACGCAAGGTGGACGCCAGCGACTACTTCCAAAGCGAGCAGAGCGTGCCGCCACTTCCCTTCAACGAGTAG